A genomic window from Silene latifolia isolate original U9 population chromosome Y, ASM4854445v1, whole genome shotgun sequence includes:
- the LOC141626255 gene encoding protein ALTERED PHOSPHATE STARVATION RESPONSE 1-like — MGCVVSRVDREERVVICKERKRVMKQLLGLRAEFANAILSYLRALKNTGGTLKQFTESELLELDSILPPSPPLPLPPSPPLPPPIDSPDLRKIKGKQHVREAEEDIIEVNEENCCTPPPPPLETAWDLCDLLDTSSIQHELDGIMVEDGDEENWAETKSQFEEEAQGHTIPDNALERKSLNEDSVENDLAMRGSGQTKETVNTAMVVWRRKKTLPSIVKELDDYFLKASTGAKEIAVLVDLGSRNASLHRDIRETRGKGNNSTRSLNSLSWNWSSKTPHLTQDEQALIEPCKAGAHCITLEKLYAEEQILYKAVRDEEVAKLDHRRKSLSLQKYENENADLNKIDKTQSAVESLQSDIVRLQELERRACSSILTLIDEQLHPQLVSLLSGVIHMWRTMFECHQVQSHICQQIQHLSSNQSMEPTTEYHREATVQLESEVKFWFNSFCRLAKSQRDYMNALFRWVQLTDCLVDDNSRNRHSSMVRDLCQRWLTALDRLPEKVVSDAIKSFLSVIRSIILQQEEECIMKKKSDRLERRLHKEINSLLEMEKKHEESVGLEDADSSLYPKHPLYIKRAKTEALRNRYENEKGKYASAIQVSRAMTLKNLQTCLPHVFKALMVFSSACTEAFETALNPVQQISNVEQSNGEC, encoded by the exons ATGGGTTGTGTGGTGTCAAGAGTAGACAGGGAAGAGAGGGTGGTCATATGTAAGGAAAGAAAAAGGGTAATGAAACAGCTATTGGGATTAAGAGCTGAATTTGCCAATGCCATATTATCGTACTTAAGGGCGCTAAAAAACACTGGTGGGACCCTTAAACAGTTTACTGAATCTGAGTTACTAGAACTTGACAGTATATTGCCTCCTTCCCCACCACTTCCTCTCCCACCTTCACCTCCACTGCCACCTCCAATCGACAGTCCTGATCTCCGGAAGATTAAAGGTAAACAACACGTCAGGGAAGCCGAGGAAGATATAATTGAGGTTAATGAGGAAAATTGTTGtacaccaccaccgccgccactgGAAACGGCATGGGATCTTTGCGATTTGCTGGATACATCTTCAATTCAGCATGAACTGGATGGTATCATGGTTGAAGATGGGGATGAAGAAAATTGGGCTGAGACGAAATCTCAGTTTGAGGAAGAAGCCCAAGGGCATACAATCCCTGATAATGCTCTGGAAAGGAAGTCGTTGAATGAGGATTCTGTGGAGAATGATTTGGCAATGAGGGGTAGTGGGCAGACCAAAGAGACGGTAAATACGGCTATGGTGGTGTGGAGGAGAAAGAAGACATTGCCGAGCATAGTTAAGGAGCTTGATGATTACTTCTTAAAAGCTTCCACAGGCGCCAAGGAAATTGCTGTTTTGGTTGATTTGGGATCAAGGAATGCTTCCCTGCATCGCGACATACGAGAAACCAGGG GGAAGGGGAACAACTCTACAAGGTCATTAAATTCATTGTCGTGGAACTGGTCATCGAAAACGCCACATTTGACACAGGATGAGCAAGCCCTTATTGAACCTTGCAAAGCTGGAGCGCACTGCATCACTCTTGAAAAGCTATATGCCGAAGAACAGATTCTGTATAAGGCTGTAAGG GATGAAGAGGTGGCGAAATTGGATCACAGAAGGAAATCATTGTCATTGCAAAAGTACGAAAATGAGAATGCAGATTTGAACAAGATTGACAAAACTCAATCTGCAGTTGAAAGTTTACAGTCTGATATCGTACGGTTGCAAGAGCTCGAAAGAAGGGCTTGTTCTTCTATTTTGACACTCATCGACGAACAGCTTCACCCTCAGCTCGTTTCTTTGCTCTCGGG GGTGATTCACATGTGGAGGACAATGTTTGAGTGCCATCAAGTTCAAAGTCACATCTGCCAGCAAATTCAGCATCTAAGCAGTAACCAGAGCATGGAACCAACTACTGAATATCATCGTGAAGCCACAGTGCAGCTTGAAAGTGAGGTCAAGTTCTGGTTCAATAGTTTCTGCAGACTTGCCAAATCCCAGCGAGATTACATGAACGCCCTCTTCAGGTGGGTTCAGCTTACAGACTGCCTTGTGGATGACAATAGTCGGAATCGTCATTCATCTATGGTCCGTGATCTCTGCCAGAGGTGGCTAACTGCTCTAGATAGACTTCCAGAAAAG GTAGTATCAGACGCCATCAAAAGCTTTCTTTCAGTCATACGCTCAATAATCCTACAACAAGAAGAAGAATGCATCATGAAGAAAAAATCTGACAGGCTGGAGAGGAGATTGCACAAGGAGATAAACTCTCTACTCGAAATGGAAAAGAAACATGAAGAAAGTGTGGGCTTGGAAGATGCGGACTCTAGTCTATACCCAAAGCATCCGTTGTATATCAAACGAGCAAAAACTGAAGCCTTGAGAAACCGATACGAGAATGAGAAGGGGAAGTATGCAAGTGCCATTCAGGTAAGCCGGGCCATGACCTTGAAGAACCTGCAAACATGCCTTCCTCACGTATTCAAGGCGCTAATGGTGTTTTCTAGTGCTTGTACTGAAGCGTTTGAGACTGCTCTTAACCCAGTTCAGCAAATCTCTAATGTTGAACAATCAAATGGTGAATGCTGA
- the LOC141627067 gene encoding histone H3.3-like — MARTKQTARKSTICKAPRKQLNYAFKAARKSIPTTGGVKKPHRYRPGTVALREIRKYQKTTELLIKKLPFQRLVRELAQEYKTDLRFQSHAVLALQEAAEAYLVGLFEDINLCAIHAKRFTIMSKDFQLAKRIRGQIA, encoded by the coding sequence ATGGCTCGAACAAAGCAAACTGCCCGAAAATCTACTATCTGCAAGGCACCAAGGAAGCAGTTGAACTACGCCTTCAAGGCGGCACGGAAATCCATCCCAACAACAGGTGGTGTGAAGAAGCCTCATCGATACAGACCTGGGACAGTGGCCCTGCGTGAAATTCGCAAGTACCAAAAGACGACAGAGCTTCTGATTAAGAAGCTCCCGTTTCAGAGGCTTGTTCGTGAACTTGCACAGGAATACAAGACTGACCTGCGTTTTCAGAGCCACGCAGTCTTAGCCCTTCAGGAAGCGGCTGAGGCGTACCTTGTTGGTTTATTTGAAGACATCAATCTTTGTGCTATTCATGCCAAACGCTTTACCATCATGTCCAAGGACTTCCAGCTCGCTAAGAGGATCAGAGGCCAAATTGCTTAG